One segment of Ipomoea triloba cultivar NCNSP0323 chromosome 12, ASM357664v1 DNA contains the following:
- the LOC116000313 gene encoding uncharacterized protein LOC116000313: MASELGSNTENGEGDIKKIEPLKRVVSPYELNSNDNPGNVITQVRLRGDKNYDEWARAMKTSLRARRKWGFVEGTILEPKPEYIEYEDWWTVQSMLVSWIRNTIEPELRSTISHMEDAKDLWNDIKERFSVPNGPRIHQIKTELSECKQHGLTIAGYFGKLKGLWDDLASYEQMPVCECGGCKCNISTKLDKRREEEKLHQFLMGLDEITYGTVRSNILAAEPLPSLNKAYGIMIRDEKVKSMARVSEERGEPIGLHVQTGNKFKGKGDIMERIVTCSICKRTGHEASTCFQVIGYPDWWGDKPRGEGKSGGRGKATQRAYVGRGKGGGVRANAMHTSVSNDQEVNPEVVEKNNRITGLNNEQWQTLLAALNACKGGLNETMIGKDDTWIIDTGASNHMTSNVNILHNVSNMTGCPVGLPDERSTVATKKGLVNLDERLKMHNVLYVPELNCNLISVSQLIDDSNCIAQFTKDLCVIQDRTSRMLIGAGERRNGLYYFRKIPSIRVSKVDSGGSLELWHKRLGHPSLKVTKNTSAKWKS, encoded by the exons ATGGCATCGGAGCTAGGTTCAAACACAGAGAATGGAGAGGGTGACATAAAGAAAATAGAGCCATTGAAAAGGGTTGTCTCTCCTTATGAGTTGAACTCGAATGACAACCCAGGGAATGTTATCACGCAAGTTCGACTGCGAGGTGACAAAAATTATGATGAATGGGCACGGGCGATGAAAACCTCCCTACGAGCTCGCCGCAAATGGGGTTTCGTGGAGGGAACGATTTTAGAACCGAAACCAGAATACATCGAGTATGAGGATTGGTGGACTGTGCAGTCCATGCTTGTATCATGGATTCGGAACACGATCGAACCGGAACTGAGGTCTACAATATCGCATATGGAAGATGCGAAAGACCTATGGAATGACATCAAAGAACGATTCTCGGTCCCGAATGGACCGCGAATACATCAAATAAAGACCGAGCTGAGCGAGTGCAAACAACATGGATTGACCATAGCCGGGTACTTTGGAAAGTTGAAGGGGTTGTGGGATGACTTGGCTAGCTATGAACAGATGCCTGTATGTGAGTGTGGAGGATGCAAATGCAACATCTCAACAAAACTTGATAAGCGCAGGGAGGAGGAGAAGTTACATCAATTTTTAATGGGGTTGGATGAAATCACGTACGGTACTGTGCGTTCAAATATCCTAGCGGCGGAACCACTCCCTAGTCTAAACAAAGCATATGGAATTATGATACGCGATGAGAAGGTTAAATCTATGGCACGAGTGAGTGAAGAACGAGGAGAACCGATTGGGTTGCATGTGCAGAcaggaaataaatttaaaggaAAAGGAGATATAATGGAGAGGATTGTAACCTGCTCTATTTGTAAAAGGACAGGGCATGAAGCTTCGACTTGTTTTCAGGTAATTGGGTACCCTGATTGGTGGGGTGATAAGCCAAGAGGAGAAGGAAAAAGTGGGGGACGAGGCAAAGCAACACAACGAGCATATGTCGGGCGTGGGAAAGGAGGCGGTGTTCGGGCTAATGCTATGCACACCTCTGTAAGTAATGATCAGGAAGTCAATCCCGAGGTGGTGGAAAAAAATAACAGGATTACCGGACTGAACAATGAACAATGGCAGACTCTTTTGGCAGCTTTGAACGCATGTAAAGGTGGATTGAATGAGACAATGATAGGTAAAGATGATACGTGGATCATTGATACAGGGGCATCCAATCACATGACGAGCAATGTGAATATTTTGCACAATGTGAGCAATATGACAGGGTGTCCTGTGGGGTTGCCAGACGAACGTAGTACCGTTGCAACTAAGAAGGGTCTAGTGAATCTTGATGAAAGATTGAAAATGCATAATGTGCTATATGTACCTGAGTTGAACTGCAATTTAATTTCTGTGTCACAATTGATTGATGACTCTAATTGTATTGCTCAATTTACTAAGGATTTGTGTGTGATACAGGACCGCACTTCGAGGATGCTGATTGGAGCGGGTGAACGGAGAAATGGGCTCTATTATTTCCGAAAAATACCGAGCATAAGGGTATCAAAAGTTGATAGTGGAGGCTCATTGGAGTTATGGCATAAACGTTTGGGGCATCCTTCCCTAAAGGTTACAAA GAACACCTCAGCAAAATGGAAGAGTTGA